GCGCGACCTGGCTAATGGCAGGCCGTTTGACCGTTATATGCCTACACGTTTTCTATTGGATTTATATGATGACAATGATTCCAGGTATGAAGGCTCATTTCAAACGGTCTGGTATGCAAATGGTACAACCAGGCCAGCAGGGATGAAAATAGGAGATACCGCTATTCTGACTACGAAAAAAGTGTTTCCATCTGCTGGTAAATTATATAAAGTATTTGATCGCAATGCTGTTTACAACGCAAACGGAACTGTTAAGGATCAATTACATTATGTCTCGCTGATTAAGTTTGCAGATCCTGCCAGAACAAGTATCAATGAGGCACAGAGTGCAAGAGATGTTTTTGTGATTCGTTTCGCCGAGTTATATCTGATTGCTGCTGAAGCCGAATTTAACCTGGGGAATCCGGGCGCCGCTGCAACTTACTTGAATGTGATCCGTAGCAGGGCCGCTAAATCTGGTAAAGTGGCTGCTATGCAGATTACGCCGGCACAGGTTACCTTAGACTTTATATTAGACGAACGGGCAAGGGAGTTTGCTGGTGAGCAAATACGCTGGTTTGATTTGAAAAGAGCTGGTAAATTGCAGGAACGTGTCAAAGCATTTAACCCTGATGCAAAAGGTATAACTGATTTTAACCTGATCAGGCCAATTCCAAGGACACAGCTGGATGCCGTTACTAATAAAAGTGAATTCACACAGAATCCTGGGTATCAATAAACTGAAAGAAGTTTTCCTGATTGGAATTCTGGATTTTAAAATGAAAAACTGCTTAAGCAGTGATTATTTGCAAAGCATTTCACTGGTCAATACCGGTACAGGTAAAATATTCCACAATGGACTGGGATTTAAGTTTTTGGAACTGCCTAAATTTGTAAAGAAAGAAGATGAACTGGAAACTGAGCTGGACAAATGGGTTTATATGCTTAAACACATGCACAGCCTGGATCAGATTCCTAAGTATCTGGATAAACGTGTTTTTGAAAAAATATTTAATATCGCTGAAATGGGCAGACTATCACCAGAACAACAATTTGTATACGATTCAATTTTGCAGCGGGAAGAAGACGATTATTGCCGGCTTAAATCTGCCGAGCGCAGAGGAATAGAAAAAGGAAAGGAAGAAGGTTTAGGGCAGGGAGAGGAAAAAGGGAAACATGAAACTGCACTGGCCATCGCAAGAAAGATGAAAGAAGAAAACTTTGATCTGGTTAAAATTGCCAGATTTACTGCACTTTCCATTGAAGAAATAGAAAGTCTTTAAGGAAAGAAGGAAGTGTAATCTTTGATTTAGACTATACTTCCTTCTTTCTTTTAGTATTCCTGTTTAAGAAACAAATCAGGAACAGTTATTACCAGTCAGCGTAGCTCCTGCACCACCCGATGAAGTAACCGCAGCTTTAACATTGGATGAATTCAATATTGAAATGCTGTAAGAAGGTGTAAATGCACTATTACCATTACCTATAACATTTCCCGTTACATTAGTAAACGTATTATCTTTAAGCTGAACAGCTGTAGATTTATTGTCCATTAAGTCAACAGGATTTTTAACATTTTCGAAAACGTTCGCCTCTGCCAGAATATTTGCCTCAAAACCCGCCTGTATACAGCTTTTACTTACCGTGCTGCTAAAATAGTTATTGACCAGATGGACTTTACCAAACCTGACACGGGGCATTCTTGCTACACAGCCTTCAGCCCACCAGCAACGTACAAATGTAACACGCAAGTGGTTCCTGTCAGCCGTAGCACTGTCACTTGAACCGATCAGGCCTGAAAAGCGATGATCATCTGAACCACCAGAACCACCCGCTCTTGGCGGCTTTAAATAACCAAATTTGCAATTAGAGACTGTAATATAATCAGAGATATTTTTGATATCAAAATTGCCATCAACACCGTCTCTGAACTCACAATGGTCAACCCATACATTTGTGCTCGCATCTAGTATTGCGTTATCCCAACCGTCAACATCATAAGCGCCGGGGCCTTCGAAGATCACATTCCGGATAATAATATTCGTGCATCTTTTAACATTGATAATGCCGGAATTAGCTTTGGTCTGATCATCGGAGACTAGTTTTGCTCCGGCAGAACCAAAGATGGTTTTTCCTGTCTGATCCTGGAAAGAGATTCTTCCGCCAGAAGGTATTGTAATCGTACCATTAACTTGTACCACTTTCACATTGACATTTTGTATGGCAGCTTTTAAATCCGCATAAGTAGTGACTACTGTTGGTGTAGCTGTCCCGCCACCTGTAGTTCCTCCGTTTTGTGAGGCCCATCCTTGCACCGTACAAGTAGCCTCAGTTACCGTTTTCAGCTTCGTTGCTGTTAAATTTTCTGTACCAGCCCCTGGATCTTTACTTTTCTGGCAGCCAAAGGAAATAAAGGCTATGCACAAGGCCGTAGCCGAACAGGTGAGGTAGTTTACTCTCGTTTTCATGTTTTTCATATTAGATTATAGTTGGTTAATTATTAAAATAATCATTGAAAAAATAGAAAGAAATTAAACAGTGAAATAAAAAACCGCAATCGATGCCGGTAACGATTGCGGAAAATATGAAGAAGCTAACCGGAATTAAATTAGTTGATATTCATCTTCATCACCTTGTCCAGTTCAATTGCTGAAACTTCAATAAGCTCAGGGCCGGATTCTAACGGATAACCGTCAACCTTCTTACCTGTTATGATGACCTTTTTGCCCGCAAATTTATTCAGGTTGATCTTTTTGCCAGCCTTCAATGCAAAAGTAGTTTCCGGTTGATTCGGCCCACCAGCTAAAGACTTACCTTTAAGCACATGTGTGCCATACTGGTAAGAAGTCATTCCTTGTTTTTGCAGCACACCAGCCCAATAAAATTTAGTTTGTTTAGTACGACTGATTTTTGACTTTTGAGGGGTAGATTTCTGCTGAGCAAAAGAATTCCCAGAAGAAAGGCAGATTAATATTGCTGCTGATAACGTAAGTAGATACTTCATATAGATGAAATTGATTAAGAATTATGTGTATTTATTATTCTTAAACGTTACAAATCATGATTACGCTACAAAATTTCAAGATAAAGAAGAGGGGGCAGGAGTAACATTTTTCCGGATATCCAGTCTATTACATAACAATGAAAATCAAAAACAAACTCCGCTTCTTTTTTGTGTTGATCTTAATGGCTGGTTGTCTGATAGATATAGCTAAAGCACAGGACACTGTCATTAGAAAAATTGATTATGGAAAGCTTGATTCCTTAAGCTCAAACCTCCTGAATCAAAAAAGAATGATAGAAGTATTTCTCCCGCAGGATTACGAGCCGGGAAGCGACCGTAAATATGATGTACTCTATGTGCTGGATGGGGGCAACTGGAATACGGGTTTAATCAAAGAAACCCAACATTTTCTAGAAGCAACATCCTTGATGCCCTCAACAATTATTGTCAGTGTTTTGGGCATCGACCGTAATAAAGACCTGAGTCCAACTCATCTTAAAGGTTGGGAAACTTCTGGCGGAGCGGATAAATTTCTAGGTTTCCTCAAAAATGAGCTTATCCCTTATATTGACAAAAAATATCCTTCAAATGGTGAAAATACACTTTGGGGACATTCATTAGGTGGCTTGTTTGTCACTTATGCCTTACTAAATGAACCACAAGCCTTTAAATCGTATATTGCAGTCGATCCGAGCCTTTGGTGGGACAACTGTTATATCCCAAAAATTGCATCCAGTAAATTACCTTCTTTATCAGGTTTAGGTATTACACTTTTTATGAGTAGCAGAGAAGGTGAAGAGGGTAAAACAATGAAGATTGATACCATGAATACCATTCTTGAAAAATACGCTCCTGCAGGATTAACCTGGAAAAGTATTGTTTACCCTAACGAAACGCATAATTCAATAAGACTGAAAAGTACCTATGACGGTTTAAAATTCTCCTATGCCGGACTTAATAATAAAGCACAATTTCATCCTATGAATGGTATTATACTGAAAGATAAACCCATTAAAATATGGTATTTTAATGATACGACTACAGTTCATTATACCCTTGATAG
The sequence above is drawn from the Pedobacter cryoconitis genome and encodes:
- a CDS encoding alpha/beta hydrolase-fold protein, which gives rise to MKIKNKLRFFFVLILMAGCLIDIAKAQDTVIRKIDYGKLDSLSSNLLNQKRMIEVFLPQDYEPGSDRKYDVLYVLDGGNWNTGLIKETQHFLEATSLMPSTIIVSVLGIDRNKDLSPTHLKGWETSGGADKFLGFLKNELIPYIDKKYPSNGENTLWGHSLGGLFVTYALLNEPQAFKSYIAVDPSLWWDNCYIPKIASSKLPSLSGLGITLFMSSREGEEGKTMKIDTMNTILEKYAPAGLTWKSIVYPNETHNSIRLKSTYDGLKFSYAGLNNKAQFHPMNGIILKDKPIKIWYFNDTTTVHYTLDSTVPTILSEKMGHELTLTKSVRLNSKNFTARARYNELITGDFIGGKILPPVSKQKNLKPGGFNYAYYVGKWEEWPDFKNLKNPVKTGITNGDFNLDELHKKDNIAVVIDGQLETKEEGYYMFILENGEEANLYLDNRLLMRMTDANSQLCTYLVPLTKGFYPLRLESFHKNEGYKLKLSYLTPGNMHTKNGIPIPLNLQYGQN
- a CDS encoding Rpn family recombination-promoting nuclease/putative transposase produces the protein MNSHRILGINKLKEVFLIGILDFKMKNCLSSDYLQSISLVNTGTGKIFHNGLGFKFLELPKFVKKEDELETELDKWVYMLKHMHSLDQIPKYLDKRVFEKIFNIAEMGRLSPEQQFVYDSILQREEDDYCRLKSAERRGIEKGKEEGLGQGEEKGKHETALAIARKMKEENFDLVKIARFTALSIEEIESL
- a CDS encoding polysaccharide lyase family 1 protein, which gives rise to MKTRVNYLTCSATALCIAFISFGCQKSKDPGAGTENLTATKLKTVTEATCTVQGWASQNGGTTGGGTATPTVVTTYADLKAAIQNVNVKVVQVNGTITIPSGGRISFQDQTGKTIFGSAGAKLVSDDQTKANSGIINVKRCTNIIIRNVIFEGPGAYDVDGWDNAILDASTNVWVDHCEFRDGVDGNFDIKNISDYITVSNCKFGYLKPPRAGGSGGSDDHRFSGLIGSSDSATADRNHLRVTFVRCWWAEGCVARMPRVRFGKVHLVNNYFSSTVSKSCIQAGFEANILAEANVFENVKNPVDLMDNKSTAVQLKDNTFTNVTGNVIGNGNSAFTPSYSISILNSSNVKAAVTSSGGAGATLTGNNCS